From Eremothecium sinecaudum strain ATCC 58844 chromosome V, complete sequence, a single genomic window includes:
- the DGA1 gene encoding diacylglycerol O-acyltransferase (Syntenic homolog of Ashbya gossypii ACR140C; Syntenic homolog of Saccharomyces cerevisiae YOR245C (DGA1)): protein MVEMSSPDDSSKAKKDSSRLNGFRFDNIVPKRVKDTRENAAKVLRREFSDLVVYDKTYPEGGNINEWIKSLPSLRQLHVPPLRIPISRRLQTLAVAWHTGCFLYLLTVTMFLLANPLFWWFMAPYLVYHLLDRTASNGGVTRRYSNMFRSLKFWKHFCDYFPLKVHKVVDLQPTFTRPENGTEARDIKQYTLRLWPSTYVLRFNLKKVNDSAPVATGPRYIFGYHPHGVAALGAFGAMATEGSGWSKKFPGIPVCLCTLINQFQIPLYKDYLLALGCTSVGRNNVLKVLENNYSVCIVIGGAQESLLSKVGSTKLVINKRKGFVKLALEAGNVNLVPIYGFGETDCFRILESSKYSMLHKFQQWVKRHYGFTIPFFFARGVFNYDFGFLPFRNPIDVVVGEPIYVGPRRAKPTREEVDHYHSLYMKGLKKVFDDHKEKFGYGDKELEIAE from the coding sequence ATGGTTGAAATGTCTAGTCCGGATGATAGCTCCAAAGCGAAGAAGGACTCTTCACGCTTAAATGGCTTTCGATTTGATAATATAGTTCCAAAACGGGTCAAAGACACGCGAGAGAATGCAGCTAAGGTACTAAGGAGGGAATTCTCCGATCTTGTAGTGTATGACAAGACTTATCCTGAAGGTGGAAATATTAATGAGTGGATTAAAAGCCTTCCATCTCTAAGACAGCTACACGTGCCCCCCTTGAGAATCCCCATAAGCAGGAGACTACAGACGTTGGCGGTTGCATGGCATACTGGGTGTTTCCTTTATCTATTGACGGTAACGATGTTCCTGCTTGCAAATCCTCTTTTTTGGTGGTTTATGGCACCATACCTAGTGTACCATCTGCTTGATAGAACAGCTTCCAATGGCGGAGTTACGAGGCGGTACTCTAACATGTTCAGGTCGCTTAAATTTTGGAAGCATTTTTGCGATTATTTTCCTTTGAAGGTGCACAAGGTGGTTGACCTGCAGCCTACATTCACCAGGCCGGAAAATGGAACGGAAGCGCGTGATATCAAGCAATATACACTACGGCTATGGCCTAGTACATACGTTTTGAGGTTCAATTTGAAGAAGGTTAACGATTCAGCGCCAGTTGCTACGGGCCCTAGGTATATATTTGGGTATCATCCACACGGAGTTGCTGCATTAGGTGCGTTTGGTGCGATGGCTACGGAAGGCAGTGGCTGGTCCAAGAAATTTCCTGGGATTCCGGTATGTTTGTGCACTCTCATTAACCAATTTCAGATTCCGCTGTATAAGGATTATCTGCTAGCGTTAGGCTGCACATCAGTGGGTAGGAATAACGTGCTAAAGGTACTGGAGAACAACTATTCAGTTTGCATTGTGATCGGCGGTGCACAGGAGTCACTGTTAAGTAAAGTAGGAAGCACGAAGTTGGTTATTAATAAGCGTAAAGGGTTTGTGAAGTTGGCCTTAGAGGCCGGAAATGTGAATTTGGTGCCAATATATGGGTTTGGAGAAACCGATTGCTTCAGAATCCTTGAAAGCTCCAAATATAGCATGCTACACAAATTTCAACAGTGGGTGAAGAGGCATTACGGCTTCACAATCCCTTTCTTCTTTGCGCGTGGGGTATTCAATTATGACTTTGGCTTTCTTCCTTTCAGGAACCCTATCGACGTTGTTGTAGGAGAGCCAATATATGTAGGACCTAGACGTGCAAAGCCGACTAGGGAAGAGGTCGATCATTATCATTCTTTATATATGAAGGGATTAAAGAAGGTATTTGACGACCATAAGGAGAAATTCGGTTATGGTGATAAGGAATTGGAAATTGCCGAGTAA
- the PEP4 gene encoding proteinase A (Syntenic homolog of Ashbya gossypii ACR144W; Syntenic homolog of Saccharomyces cerevisiae YPL154C (PEP4); Tandem gene duplication in Ashbya gossypii), with amino-acid sequence MRFQTLLQLSGLLAAEISFANAAVHRAPLHKEDANLDIGDIKMEQRAALLGQKYLHTYKLLKPEDDVETDFLRLAEESGHLNPLHNYDNAQYFSDISLGTPPQSFRVVMDTGSSNTWVPSKRCMSLACLLHHKFEGRRSSTYKPNGTEFRLSYGSGAVECFVSTDTLRIGDLEIQDQDFGEATAEPGLAFAFGKFDGILGLAYDNLSVGGLVPPFYQAIDQGLLDEPVFAFYIGDVNGDKGGSGEVILGGWDENRFSGNLTWLPVRRQLYWEVSFESLSFGSDEIKLSNYGAAIDTGTSLITFPTVLYEEILDRIGGRSILNGMVMIACSDREKLPDIHFKFSGHKFSLSAHDYIIEIRRNVCAVAFTKLDMGPAVGDMAIIGDVFLRKYYSVYDLGNNAIGLAKSV; translated from the coding sequence ATGAGGTTCCAGACATTACTACAGCTTTCTGGCCTACTAGCGGCTGAGATTTCTTTTGCGAACGCGGCAGTTCACCGCGCTCCTCTACACAAGGAGGATGCTAACCTTGATATTGGTGACATCAAGATGGAGCAAAGAGCTGCTTTGTTAGGTCAGAAGTACTTGCACACCTACAAGTTGCTGAAACCAGAAGATGATGTTGAAACAGACTTCCTAAGGCTGGCGGAGGAATCCGGTCACTTGAACCCTCTACACAACTACGACAACGCACAGTATTTCAGTGATATCAGTCTAGGAACTCCTCCACAGTCATTTAGGGTTGTTATGGACACTGGTTCTTCAAACACGTGGGTGCCAAGTAAGAGATGTATGTCGCTCGCCTGTTTGTTACACCACAAATTCGAAGGTAGACGCTCCTCTACCTACAAGCCTAACGGAACTGAGTTTAGGTTGTCCTACGGTAGTGGTGCTGTCGAATGTTTCGTTTCCACAGACACTTTGCGTATCGGTGACTTGGAAATTCAAGACCAGGACTTCGGTGAAGCTACTGCTGAACCTGGCTTAGCCTTCGCTTTCGGAAAATTCGACGGTATTCTCGGTTTGGCTTACGACAACTTGTCTGTTGGCGGTTTGGTTCCACCTTTCTACCAAGCTATTGACCAAGGTCTACTTGATGAACCAGTTTTCGCTTTCTACATTGGTGACGTCAATGGTGATAAGGGTGGTAGCGGTGAAGTCATTCTAGGTGGCTGGGATGAAAACAGATTCAGCGGTAACTTGACCTGGTTGCCTGTCCGTCGTCAACTCTACTGGGAAGTTTCGTTTGAGTCCTTGAGCTTCGGTTCTGATGAAATCAAATTGAGCAACTACGGTGCTGCTATCGACACTGGTACCAGTTTGATCACCTTCCCAACTGTCTTATACGAAGAGATCTTGGACAGAATCGGTGGTAGATCTATCCTGAACGGTATGGTTATGATTGCTTGTAGCGACAGAGAAAAGCTACCAGACATTCACTTCAAGTTCTCAGGCCACAAATTCAGTTTGAGCGCTCACGACTACATTATTGAAATCAGAAGAAACGTTTGTGCCGTTGCTTTCACTAAGCTAGACATGGGTCCTGCTGTTGGTGACATGGCCATTATTGGTGACGTCTTCTTGCGTAAATACTACTCAGTTTACGACCTCGGTAACAATGCCATCGGTTTGGCAAAGTCCGTTTGA
- the RAD53 gene encoding serine/threonine/tyrosine protein kinase RAD53 (Syntenic homolog of Ashbya gossypii ACR142W; Syntenic homolog of Saccharomyces cerevisiae YPL153C (RAD53)) has translation MEYITQPTQQGTQATQKYVIEKFSQEQIDDDVVCRVICTTGQIKIQDLKAEVAEVMANKNAIKKVWTFGRNRTTCDYHLGDINRLSNKHFQIMLGEDGNLLLKDLSTNGTWLNNCRVEKSQNMILSQGDEITVGKGVAQDVVNLVVFFNDRYQNKLKAAILEGSGGSGQKGVLNAEVSSRMQLTGIFKDFCINDEVVGQGAFATVKKAVERKTGKTFAVKIINKRKVMGNIEGVSRELEILRRLNHPLIVSLKAFYEDDESYYLVMEFVAGGDLMDFVAAHGSVGEDAGREISRQILEAVSYIHAQGISHRDLKPDNILIAQDDPVLVKITDFGLAKIQGNGTFMKTFCGTLAYVAPEVIDGKLGDEQHKHNNLYSSLVDMWSMGCLIYVILTGHLPFSGSTQEQLYKQIARGSYHEGPLKDFKISEQARDFIDSLLQVNPQDRLTAEKALQHPWIRAAYLVTTSSFHVSLSQSLSQQKNDENVEKSLEESGNNSSVVASQAAERKGSQGPRFKVPIQPHARGKNCKSLIDIFPSEGSISSAADKSALMPSQSDELQAICRAGPAQNKRNSSKLHEGLFLSLIPTSSSCVKKSILLTQGVNPFVIGRADECHGKINDNRLSRLHCFILKKRHPVGNSIYESPAQGLDDIWYCHNGTNVSYVNEIKLPPGTKVLLQDGDNIKIIWDKLHSEVIAFHVRVHDPAGLFNNGRGMQGPRSLVRQTPDEINLATAFFNLKSNAAAKTSKTAKTDLQKAPTLLSSSHIGLQDNKIYTPSTYKKQPLPLSQDPSRTAKRAKLSQADAADVGIGFL, from the coding sequence ATGGAATACATCACTCAGCCGACCCAGCAGGGTACCCAGGCTACGCAGAAGTATGTCATTGAGAAGTTTTCACAGGAGCAGATAGATGACGATGTGGTTTGCAGGGTGATTTGTACTACAGGACAAATTAAGATCCAAGATTTGAAAGCTGAGGTAGCGGAAGTTATGGCGAATAAGAATGCTATCAAAAAGGTCTGGACGTTTGGAAGGAACCGGACGACGTGCGATTACCACCTTGGCGATATCAATCGGTTATCGAATAAGCACTTCCAGATCATGCTAGGCGAAGATGGGAATCTTCTGCTGAAGGATCTATCTACTAATGGGACTTGGCTAAACAATTGCAGAGTAGAGAAATCGCAAAACATGATTTTGAGTCAGGGAGATGAGATTACCGTTGGGAAGGGCGTAGCTCAGGACGTTGTCAATCTCGTGGTATTTTTCAACGACAGATATCAGAATAAGCTGAAAGCAGCGATACTAGAGGGCTCCGGGGGCTCTGGACAAAAGGGTGTGCTGAATGCTGAAGTCTCGAGTAGAATGCAGCTTACTGGCATTTTTAAGGATTTCTGCATAAACGATGAGGTCGTGGGTCAGGGGGCCTTCGCGACAGTGAAAAAGGCTGTTGAGCGTAAGACCGGGAAGACCTTTGCAGTTAAGATCATAAACAAGCGAAAGGTCATGGGGAATATTGAGGGTGTTTCCAGGGAACTGGAAATCCTGCGAAGACTTAACCATCCTCTGATAGTATCTCTAAAGGCTTTCTATGAAGACGACGAGAGCTATTACCTGGTGATGGAGTTCGTAGCCGGGGGAGATTTAATGGACTTTGTAGCTGCACATGGATCAGTTGGTGAAGACGCAGGGCGTGAAATATCGAGGCAGATCTTGGAAGCAGTGAGTTATATTCACGCGCAGGGTATAAGTCATCGTGACCTGAAACCAGATAACATATTGATAGCACAGGATGATCCTGTTCTAGTTAAGATTACAGATTTTGGGTTAGCAAAGATTCAAGGTAACGGCACATTTATGAAAACTTTCTGTGGCACCCTCGCATATGTAGCTCCAGAAGTGATCGATGGGAAGCTGGGCGATGAACAACATAAGCATAATAACCTCTATTCTTCACTTGTTGACATGTGGTCGATGGGTTGCCTAATTTACGTGATATTAACAGGTCATCTGCCTTTCAGTGGAAGCACGCAAGAGCAACTATACAAGCAAATCGCTCGAGGGTCATACCACGAGGGACCGCTTAAAGACTTCAAGATATCTGAACAAGCGCGTGATTTCATAGATTCCCTACTACAGGTAAATCCACAGGATAGACTGACAGCTGAGAAGGCCTTACAGCATCCTTGGATTAGAGCAGCCTACTTGGTTACAACCTCGAGTTTCCACGTCTCCCTCTCCCAATCGCTGTCACAACAGAAAAATGATGAAAATGTTGAGAAGTCTCTGGAGGAGTCAGGCAATAACAGTAGTGTTGTTGCATCTCAGGCAGCAGAAAGAAAGGGCAGCCAAGGACCAAGGTTTAAAGTTCCAATACAGCCACATGCTCGTGGTAAAAATTGTAAATCGCTCATAGATATATTTCCCAGTGAGGGATCTATCTCATCTGCGGCAGATAAGAGTGCTTTAATGCCATCTCAATCTGATGAGCTCCAGGCGATCTGCCGAGCAGGCCCCGCCCAAAACAAAAGAAATTCCTCAAAACTTCATGAAGGCCTATTCCTGTCACTCATCCCTACAAGCAGCAGCTGCGTGAAGAAAAGCATCCTGCTAACCCAGGGAGTGAATCCCTTTGTCATAGGCCGCGCGGATGAATGCCATGGAAAAATAAATGACAACAGGCTCTCAAGGCTGCACTGCTTTATACTCAAGAAGCGCCATCCCGTTGGAAATAGCATCTACGAATCCCCAGCGCAAGGACTCGACGACATTTGGTACTGTCATAATGGTACGAATGTCAGCTACGTTAACGAAATTAAACTTCCGCCTGGAACAAAGGTTCTTCTACAGGATGGTGACAATATTAAAATCATATGGGACAAGTTGCACAGCGAGGTAATCGCTTTCCACGTTCGTGTTCACGATCCCGCCGGTTTGTTCAATAATGGCCGCGGTATGCAGGGCCCTCGCAGTTTGGTCCGACAGACCCCGGATGAGATTAATTTAGCAACCGCGTTCTTCAACCTTAAGAGTAATGCAGCTGCCAAAACTTCAAAAACGGCCAAAACTGATCTTCAAAAAGCGCCTACTCTGTTGTCGTCTAGCCACATAGGTTTGCAAGACAATAAGATTTACACACCTTCTACGTACAAAAAGCAACCTCTGCCCCTATCACAGGATCCTTCGCGGACTGCTAAGCGCGCCAAACTTTCGCAGGCGGACGCGGCGGATGTTGGCATTGGTTTTCTATAG